In Quadrisphaera setariae, a single genomic region encodes these proteins:
- a CDS encoding ABC transporter substrate-binding protein, producing MVTTPNGLSRRTLLAILGSAAVTAPLLSACGGNDGGTGGGSGGSGGSGGLSQWFHQYGEEGVEDAVKKWAAAYTASKITVNWVLGDYAPKLQSRLTAGSGVDLFENNAIDVASARAGQYADLTDIMEPVKAQFSETSLKVVTIDGKIYGIPMISDPQLIFYRPSMLQKAGIAEPKTFDDLIAAGIELTGGNQKGLWLGNDGGAGVIKSAAAASGGGLLSDGDTKVNFATADVASALTKLKEANDKQAVLLGSPTDWWDATSFNAGLAAITWQGMWAVPTMVKALGDDVAAMPVPAFGSGKPVVMVSGWNMQVAAKASDVDAAKAAAKAQWIDDTKFQTSFSVDFGFHIPPQTSVASATTQLGSGPAKTCVDAATQYGYAAGPFWTPAMETAFNDAAVKIITSGADATSTLQAAAQTAQQTLDSLAK from the coding sequence ATGGTCACCACCCCGAACGGCCTCAGCCGCCGCACCCTCCTCGCCATCCTCGGCTCCGCCGCCGTGACCGCGCCGCTGCTGTCCGCCTGCGGCGGCAACGACGGCGGCACCGGCGGGGGCTCGGGCGGCTCGGGCGGCAGCGGCGGGCTGTCGCAGTGGTTCCACCAGTACGGCGAGGAGGGCGTCGAGGACGCCGTGAAGAAGTGGGCGGCCGCCTACACCGCCAGCAAGATCACGGTGAACTGGGTCCTGGGCGACTACGCGCCCAAGCTGCAGTCGCGCCTGACCGCCGGCAGCGGCGTGGACCTCTTCGAGAACAACGCCATCGACGTCGCCTCGGCGCGCGCCGGCCAGTACGCCGACCTCACCGACATCATGGAGCCGGTCAAGGCGCAGTTCAGCGAGACCTCGCTGAAGGTCGTCACCATCGACGGCAAGATCTACGGCATCCCGATGATCAGCGACCCGCAGCTGATCTTCTACCGCCCGAGCATGCTGCAGAAGGCCGGCATCGCCGAGCCCAAGACCTTCGACGACCTCATCGCCGCGGGCATCGAGCTCACCGGCGGCAACCAGAAGGGCCTCTGGCTCGGCAACGACGGCGGCGCCGGCGTCATCAAGAGCGCGGCCGCGGCCAGCGGCGGCGGCCTCCTGTCCGACGGCGACACGAAGGTGAACTTCGCGACCGCCGACGTCGCCAGCGCCCTCACCAAGCTCAAGGAGGCCAACGACAAGCAGGCCGTCCTGCTGGGCTCCCCCACCGACTGGTGGGACGCGACCTCCTTCAACGCCGGCCTCGCCGCCATCACCTGGCAGGGCATGTGGGCGGTGCCCACCATGGTCAAGGCCCTCGGCGACGACGTCGCGGCCATGCCCGTCCCGGCCTTCGGCAGCGGCAAGCCGGTCGTCATGGTCTCCGGGTGGAACATGCAGGTGGCCGCGAAGGCCTCCGACGTCGACGCCGCCAAGGCCGCCGCGAAGGCGCAGTGGATCGACGACACGAAGTTCCAGACCTCGTTCTCGGTGGACTTCGGCTTCCACATCCCGCCGCAGACCTCCGTCGCCTCGGCCACCACCCAGCTGGGCAGCGGACCCGCCAAGACCTGCGTCGACGCCGCCACCCAGTACGGCTACGCCGCGGGCCCGTTCTGGACCCCGGCCATGGAGACGGCCTTCAACGACGCCGCTGTGAAGATCATCACCAGCGGCGCCGACGCCACCAGCACGCTGCAGGCCGCCGCCCAGACCGCCCAGCAGACCCTCGACTCGCTCGCGAAGTGA